One genomic window of Candidatus Eisenbacteria bacterium includes the following:
- a CDS encoding holo-ACP synthase — MVVGVGIDLVEVERVGRAAERFGERFLRRIFHPNELEHPRGEWVQFLAARFAVKEALFKALGTGWSGGVRWIDVEVQNLRSGQPILLLHGTASQRADEMGARRTHVSITHTAGHAAAVVVLETLDHEASRPGPTA; from the coding sequence ATGGTCGTCGGAGTGGGCATCGACCTGGTCGAAGTCGAGAGGGTCGGGCGCGCAGCAGAGCGGTTCGGCGAGCGATTCCTGCGGCGGATCTTCCATCCGAACGAGCTGGAACATCCGAGGGGGGAGTGGGTTCAATTCCTCGCCGCGCGCTTCGCCGTCAAGGAGGCGCTGTTCAAGGCGCTGGGGACCGGCTGGTCGGGTGGAGTCCGCTGGATCGACGTCGAGGTCCAAAACCTGCGAAGCGGCCAGCCGATCCTGCTCCTGCACGGAACAGCGTCGCAGCGCGCGGACGAAATGGGCGCCAGGCGGACCCATGTCTCGATCACGCACACCGCAGGACACGCGGCCGCGGTTGTCGTCCTCGAGACCTTGGACCATGAGGCGTCCCGCCCCGGCCCGACAGCCTAG